attgttaattaatttttatggtctttttattgaattttcggatttataattaattcaggattttatgagtttttattgtgatttgctagattttgatagtttttatctatatttatttagtacctttttaaattttagatttgattaagatttaggttgtttatttcatgattttatcttaatatttcttattatttatttttagattattaattaatttttttggtatttttattgaattttcggttttttaattaattcaggattttatgagtttttattgtgatttgctagatttttgtagcttttatctatctttatttattaccaAGAACTTCTatctgatttagtgacgtgtcattctcacgttaattcttagtgacgtgtcattctcacgttaattctcataaaaaaaatttcacgtgtcattctcaggttaattctcataaaaaaataaatttataaattttagatttgattaggatttaggttgtttatttcttgattttatcttaatttatttttgatttatttttagagtattagttaatttttatggtattttttttgaattttcggatttataattaattcaggattttatgagtttttattgtgatttgctagattttgatagtttttatctatatttatttagtacctttttaaattttagatttgattaggatttaggtttttttatttcatgattttatcttaatatatcttattatttatttttagagtattaattaatttttatggtatttttattgaattttcggatttttaattaattcaggattttatgagtttttattgtgatttcctagattttgtagcttttatctatctttatttattaccttttaaaattttagatttgattaggatttatgttgtttatttcttgattttatcttgggtcttttattttattttcgatttattttgagagtattgatttatttttatggtatttttattgaatttttggatttttatttaattcaggattttatgagtttttattgtgatttgctagattttggtagtttttatctatctttaattagtacattttttaattttagatttgattaggatttatgttgtttatttcttgattttattattgtgatttgctagatttttgtagcttttatctatctttatttattaccttttaaaattttagatttgattaggatttaggttgtttatttcttgattttatcttgcgtcttttattttattttcgatttattttgagagtgttgattaatttttatggtatttttattgaattttccgatttttatttaattcatgattttatgagttttattgtaatttgctagattttggtagtttttatctatcttaaattagtacattttttaattttagatttgattaggatttagattgtttatttcttgattttatcttaatttatcatatttttatttaatgttaattccaGGATAAggttcacctaaaatttatttacaaaacaaatctatcttggctcatttgaaattttgaaatctgagaaactttttcatgaaattttaaaatcttaaaaTATTTTCCCTATTCAATCTTCCAAATTACTTTACTATGTAATGCATTCAAATCGTGAAGGATATGTTAATGGTAGGTGTAGATTTTATGTGTTCAATTATAAGGACCAAAAACTACCTCaaacctcccccccccccccaaagatTGACCGTCATTTATGGATGTTCATACCTGTTCATAGTTCTGCTCTTATATCTGAGCatcatttcttttttgttttatgaatATGTTGCTGAAACAATGCTATCATGGAGTGATTCTTCCTGCAGGTATACACTGGTTCCGGCCTCTTGGTATCTTGGTTTTTGTGCTTCTATAATATGGGTTGGAGAAGTACATGTAACATGTCAAAGTTCTGTAGTTTCTTCAAATTGTCATTAGCCTCGAGCATCTTTACTAATTTAAGTATGACCTGTCAGGGAATATATCTCACTTCCACTGCACGGAGTCATGCTACAGATAACAAGTTGGATGAAGGTGCAGTAATTGGTGACTTCAATGGGGAATTCTGGGCTGTGTTTGCCCTCCACCAGGTGATCATATTATTTTTTACTCACGATTGGTCACTTTGTTGTGTCTgtttctttaaataaaaagcTGTTTAGAAttcaaaattgattaaaaaaatttgttttgcAGTTTATTGGAAATCTTATTACATTTGCTCTACTCAATGATGGGAAGGTATGTGGTGGTTATTCTTGACAGTTTGCAATGAGATTGTACTTTGAAGAATTGGATTTTAGTGTGTTACAAATATGGAGCCTATTTTTTGTAAGTCTTATTATATATTGAAGTGCATATAAAGAGTCATAGTCAAGTATTCTACTTTctatttcttcattttcttagaAAAATTTCTTATACTAATTATTTTGTATAGTACAATGGACGATGGATTTATCCATGAATGCATCCAAAAAATTATAAACAGTGAAAACATATTCATGTTGTACGGGTAttacaatttttaaaatgattaCATGTAATTTgggtgttttttttataagcacatGTAATTTGGGTGATATAAAATTAGAgaagtagttgtttttaagagtccTTTATGtataattcagatgcaaacaATATGGgttgtttaattttattataacgATGATAACAATGATACGTTTACACTTAAATGAGTTTGGAAATGTTGTTAATGCTAAAATGTTGTTTCAATAGTTTGTGGTTGACACTTTTACCATGATTGAAGCTAGCAGACTCTCTTACATTCAGAGTAATCAAGAGTTGATTAGAGCTGATTATTTAAATGGCATTGCAGAAGCCATCGACAAGGGAGAGACGAATCCTTCTTCTGTTGGAAGCGAGTTATTTTGCCCCCATCTTTTACTGGTGGACATCGCTATATGTTCAATAATTTCAAGGATGCAATGGCCATGCATCTTCAAGAAATTTGGGTACCCAGACCTCTTCATAACATTTACTTGCAATTCAGCTTGGTGTGAAATTCAAAGGTTTGTGCAACCTAGGAATCTAAATGTAGAAGACTGTCCAAACATTTGTGTTCGTGTTTTCAAAATGAAGCTCGATAGACTCATATCTGATttaaaaaaagggaaaatattCGGTGCTTCTGATGCTGTACGTCATATTCACGATTTTTAGACCTCGAATTTCCAATTAACAATTTTACTAATAACCTTCGAACTATGTACATAAGTTGTGGTTtgagattttatattttttttcaagaatGTACACCATTGAGTTCTAGAAGAGGGGTTTGGCACACAACCCTTTTGTGGCTGAAACcacaacataaaattaaaacaggagATGACATAGACAAACAAATATCAGCAAAACTTCCTGACACCAAACTATATCCACATCTATATCCAAAGCTATTCAAACTTGCCATCATTAAACCATCCCCTTATATGTTTGGCAGTATTTGAGATTTTGTTaaccaatctttttattagttatttaatTGCACGgatttcaatctatgcaacaagagTTCAATTTTAAGACTTTTTGaccactttgcttagcatttcagactcttctatttcatctgttTTTTAATATGTTGGTAATTCCTTAGATGTATGATTTGTGCtattgtcttcatgttcatgaagaatgtcAAACGAGTTCTTGTTGATCTCAAttaggattagaagagaagtaTTTTGGTCCACTTTTCTTAGCATtccagactcttctatttcatctgttgtttaatatatttttaataatcaaggtattaattgacgtaTCAAATACGATGTCATAttctccgtgcaacgcacgggtaaaaaaaacactagtatattaaaaaagaagaacttccatcatgctaatttgatgaggtgtcacacccagattaattctcatgcaaatttgatgaggtgtcactcacaaattaattctcatttgatattaaaaatattaaaaaaaaacatatatgtaCATTAAAAAAATCGTGAAAAAAaagcatatataaaaaaaattaaagattttGTTATGATTCCAATATTTGATTTTGTACTGAAAAACTCAACACCATGTAGTTGGCAATCGTTAGGAACCACACCACCCCCTTCCTCCTAGACTGTACAAACAAATGTGCACAAAGTGAATAAAATTGTTGTTGCTCAACTTATCAAACATAATACAAATTTTATGCTTTTGCCCAAAGTCCCAGACTACTTTTCTTAAGgagtttcaaaaaataatttgcATAATTTAAGACTTCCCACGCCCAACTCATATATTTTTAagctcttactacttgagctatcattcgaggaCATACAACATCATGTGATTGAGATGACTAAGAATTtaaatccaattttttttttttaaaattgaaactAGACCTTATTCAGTTATTCTAGTAGACCAAGCACCTCGCGTAATAATcatctcttatctatatctatatatatatctatatatatatatatgtaaagctcacttgagctataagtattaaatgcattaatgatTAAACAATGAAGTTAAACAATTTTCTATTTAACTTTCAATATACATCTGAAACGCACCGTTTCAATAAAAtggggaaaaaaaaaatcagattatataaaaaaaaaattggaaccGACCTACCCCACCCCACTTTCCCTTTCTCCTTTTTCCTTTCGGCttcgtttggattgatggaggaggagggagTGGAGTGGAAGGGAGGGGAGGGAGGGATGGGTCCATTGTTTGGTTTATTTAAAATAGGATGGAAGGGAATGGTAAGTAATGGTCCAACATCCATCATGCTCTATTACATTCCATCAGATTTACTTCCCCCCAAATTGGATGGAAAGGAATGGAAAGGAAAATTGGtcacttaattaaattataaaaataccATTCTACCCATGATAACCTCTATACATAACTTCTCCTAGTTGGTGCCCTAATTTTCTCCCATCACGTAACAAAATCTGGCGGCAGATGAAAAAAGCTTCCCGCTTTTTACCTTGATAATACTCTTTCACTCCTTCTCAGTTGCAGCCATAGTTGTTTGCTCCTTCTGGCTTTCCCCCCTGCCCTGCAATTGGTCTCTGCTGCAATCTTTTCCCTTGGCAAGGTGAGTCTTTTTCCTGCGAGTATGATCTGTTTCTGATCTTGTCtctgttatgtttttttttgcttttagtTGTGTTGTTAGTGCATCCTTGGATCATAGTTGTGCGGTTCTGTCCTTGCTCTTCTGTTTGGTTTTGATACTCCTATAGATTGTTGTGAGGCACCTTTATCTGGATGTTGAAGTCTCACCAGTTGAAGGGAGTTTGTGATGGGGTGTTTTAGCTTGCAATTTTCGTGAAGGCTGTGGTGGTGTGGCAATTTATTAGcttattgtttttgttattttggGTTTGTTTCCCACTACTGGCCCTAAAAGAAACATTAgcttacaaaaagaaaaaatcttGGAGTCCAATATAGATGAATTATGAATCTGGTTTGCTAGAGAGATTGATGAATTACACAAATATGTCACTTGCCATTTAATCTTTGACTATTTAAGTATAAAAGTATTGAGTGGAAAAGTGTTGTGATGGATTATTGTGTGGAAAATTTCCATTTAATTGTCATCTAACTTTGGCAAAAATGAAAAGTATTGTCGCATTATGCCTAGGTGACTTGTCTTTGGTTTATAGCTTTTGCACAGATATATGATGGGAGCTATAGCAAGAAGTAttataatttatgtttttgttcttttagcTATTTGGCTTTGTTCCTTTACTTTTTCATGTTTGATGCAGTATAGAGCATGTATTACTCTTTTCCTCTTTAAATTCTGTTATGGATACAAttgatttttttccaattttttcATTGTAATAGAGTTCTAAATTTTGTAGTCATGATAAAAAAATTGACTTATTATTACGTACATTTTCATAGATGACTAATCAAGATATAAGATCCAAACGGTGGCAGTTGCTTCAAATGATAATGGTATGCCTCATAATCCTAATTTGTGCACTAAAAACCAAGACTAGAAGATCTCGGATACCTTCTAGAATCATAGAGCATAGAGATAGAGTAAGAGATGAAATCATGAGACAAATTGTAGGCAATGATCGATGTCGTGATATCATTCGTATGGGTCCTCAAGCTTTCTTAAGCTTGTGCACAATATTAAGAGAGCAAGGTGGACTTCGACATACACGACGAGCGACAAAAGAAGAGCAAGTAGCAAAATTTTTGTACATAGTAGGGCACAATGTAAGAAATCGTGCAATGTCCTTTTTCTTTAGACGCTCTGGAGAAACTGTTAGTCGTCATTTTCATAGAGTACTACAAGCTGTGATAGAGTTGGAAGAAGTATATTTGAAACAGCCAGATGGAACACATGTTCCTCAAGAGATACTTGACAACCATAGGTTTAACCCATATTTTAAGGTACACATATATTTCCAGGCTATACTTTAATATTTCATTAACAAGTAGATATTACACATGCTTAATCAGATAAATGAATGTCAGGACTGTGTTGGAGCAATTGATTGTACACATGTGCGTGTTAAAGTTCCAGTAGAACATGCTCCTAGGTATCGTGGAAGGAAAGAGTACCCCACACAAAATGTGTTTGCTGCATGTTCTTTTGACTTGAAATTTACATATGTCTTGCCTGGGTGGGAAGGAACAGCATCAGACTCAAGAATAGTGAAAAGTGCATTGACCCGTGAATACGCTCTTAAAGTTCCACAAGGTAATGAAAATACAATAAACATTTTAGAACTTTCTATTTTGGCCAAACTAATTAactcattaattatattttttgtattttctaGGAAAATATTATCTTGCTGATGTTGGATTTACTTTAAAGGCTTGTCTCATAACACCATATAGGGGGGAAAGATACCATTTACAAGAATACTCTAGAAACCCACCACAGAATGAACGTGAATTATTCAATAATCGACACTCATCATTAAGAATGGTCATCGAATGTTCATTTGGAGTATTGAAGAAGAGATTTCCAATCATACAGAGTGCAACTGAACCCACCTTTGGTGTTAcaactaaaaaaaaatcatccttGCTTGCTGCATTTTACACAATTATTTGATGGGTGTAGATCCCAATGAGAATTTAATAGATGAGGTACAACGCGAAGTTGCAAGTGGAAGTGGTTTTCAAGAGGGTCACCAAACTCATAGAGAAAATAATGATGATTCAGCTAGAGGAGAGTTAATTAGAGATAATGTTGCCGGACATATGTGGCGAGATTACTAAAAAGTTGTTTTCATTGGTTGTTAAGTTTTCTAGTTATGTAATTTGGTATGCTTTTGTTAGTTTTTGTTTATTCGTATCTTTGTTTATTATGTTGGGattgatttttaatttgaaatatgtACTATTTTATTTGTGTTCATTATTTAGTTTGAATTGTGTATTATCTTGTTGGTTTATATGTGATTCATTTTTAATAAAGTCAGATATGGAAGCCAATAAAAAGAAGGCAAGGGAACCTAAAGCTGCTGTAGTATTGAGTTGGACAACGGCTATGAACGAGGTTTTAATTGATGCATATTTGCATCAACAAACTTTGGGGAATAAAAATGGCAATGCTATGACGAAAAATGCAATGGACATCATTCTACAAGAACTACATAACCACTTTCCAGACAAGCTTAAttctaaagaaaagataaaagatCACATGAAGCACTTAAAATCGAAGTTCACTTCTTGTTATGATCTCTTCAAGAATGGTCTAAGTGGATTTGCATGGGATCCAATAACAAGCATGTGGATTGCTGAACCTGAAGTGTGGAAAAAGCTTATTGAGGTACTTAAAATGACAATATAGACTAATCTTTTCATGTGTCCTTAAATTGTGAATGCAAGTGATACAGATTGATTTACTCTCAAACTCTTTTTCCATAGAATTTATCGCAGCCTTGTAAGAAGTTAGATTAACAGTACAAGTCCTTCAAGTAACTATTACATGATATAAATGCATTGATTGATCCATTGGAATAAGTTGTTATTCTTTTTGTTTGATTGATAGaaagaaggaagtttttggtagtATATATAAGACTGTGGAGGAAGTAATGGTACTCATTTTCAGTagtttaaaatgaaaatataaagtaatggataatttttattttagctTGGTCATTTTCTAGCTAAtacttgatttaatttttttttattataggCTAGACCTGAAGCTGTTGAATGGAGAACCAAACCTACCTTATTTTATGATAAACTAGCACAACTATTTGGAAAAGATCGAGCAACTGGAGAGGACGCAGAAACAGCAGCTGAAATTAGAGCAAGAGCTACACGTACTGGAATCACCATAGAAGACATTGACAATTTGGTATTCGCCAATGAAGCTAGTATAGAGGGATTTGAAGCTGATGATGGAGTTCCTCTTGAGCCATCTCCTATAAGGCCTTCTGCTGCCCGTTCTCAGGTTGTGAACTCTTCTGGGCCTAAGAAAAATGATGATATAAATACAAGTGATCTTGGGAAATCTATTCTAGAAATGGTCGAGG
This is a stretch of genomic DNA from Lotus japonicus ecotype B-129 chromosome 1, LjGifu_v1.2. It encodes these proteins:
- the LOC130727618 gene encoding uncharacterized protein LOC130727618 isoform X3: MVYTGSGLLVSWFLCFYNMGWRSTCNMSKFCSFFKLSLASSIFTNLSMTCQGIYLTSTARSHATDNKLDEGAVIGDFNGEFWAVFALHQFIGNLITFALLNDGKKPSTRERRILLLLEASYFAPIFYWWTSLYVQ
- the LOC130727618 gene encoding uncharacterized protein LOC130727618 isoform X1, with translation MLMVGVDFMCSIIRTKNYLKPPPPPQRLTVIYGCSYLFIVLLLYLSIISFLFYEYVAETMLSWSDSSCRYTLVPASWYLGFCASIIWVGEVHGIYLTSTARSHATDNKLDEGAVIGDFNGEFWAVFALHQFIGNLITFALLNDGKKPSTRERRILLLLEASYFAPIFYWWTSLYVQ
- the LOC130711133 gene encoding uncharacterized protein LOC130711133, translating into MVCLIILICALKTKTRRSRIPSRIIEHRDRVRDEIMRQIVGNDRCRDIIRMGPQAFLSLCTILREQGGLRHTRRATKEEQVAKFLYIVGHNVRNRAMSFFFRRSGETVSRHFHRVLQAVIELEEVYLKQPDGTHVPQEILDNHRFNPYFKINECQDCVGAIDCTHVRVKVPVEHAPRYRGRKEYPTQNVFAACSFDLKFTYVLPGWEGTASDSRIVKSALTREYALKVPQGKYYLADVGFTLKACLITPYRGERYHLQEYSRNPPQNEHPNENLIDEVQREVASGSGFQEGHQTHRENNDDSARGELIRDNSDMEANKKKAREPKAAVVLSWTTAMNEVLIDAYLHQQTLGNKNGNAMTKNAMDIILQELHNHFPDKLNSKEKIKDHMKHLKSKFTSCYDLFKNGLSGFAWDPITSMWIAEPEVWKKLIEARPEAVEWRTKPTLFYDKLAQLFGKDRATGEDAETAAEIRARATRTGITIEDIDNLVFANEASIEGFEADDGVPLEPSPIRPSAARSQVVNSSGPKKNDDINTSDLGKSILEMVEVFKMNTVELNKKQNNTGGEDIWAQLVDIGVEPASLLDVYVHLVKNPDDLKAFNGVPLQMRKELLHRLVPNYYPNY
- the LOC130727618 gene encoding UNC93-like protein 3 isoform X5, yielding MGWRSTCNMSKFCSFFKLSLASSIFTNLSMTCQGIYLTSTARSHATDNKLDEGAVIGDFNGEFWAVFALHQFIGNLITFALLNDGKKPSTRERRILLLLEASYFAPIFYWWTSLYVQ
- the LOC130727618 gene encoding uncharacterized protein LOC130727618 isoform X6; this translates as MGNSGLCLPSTSLLEILLHLLYSMMGRSHRQGRDESFFCWKRVILPPSFTGGHRYMFNNFKDAMAMHLQEIWVPRPLHNIYLQFSLV
- the LOC130727618 gene encoding UNC93-like protein 3 isoform X4, which gives rise to MVPFPPSRDSSLVQHHHLHLPILWYTLVPASWYLGFCASIIWVGEGIYLTSTARSHATDNKLDEGAVIGDFNGEFWAVFALHQFIGNLITFALLNDGKKPSTRERRILLLLEASYFAPIFYWWTSLYVQ
- the LOC130727618 gene encoding UNC93-like protein 3 isoform X2 → MLMVGVDFMCSIIRTKNYLKPPPPPQRLTVIYGCSYLFIVLLLYLSIISFLFYEYVAETMLSWSDSSCRYTLVPASWYLGFCASIIWVGEGIYLTSTARSHATDNKLDEGAVIGDFNGEFWAVFALHQFIGNLITFALLNDGKKPSTRERRILLLLEASYFAPIFYWWTSLYVQ